From Spirosoma aerolatum, one genomic window encodes:
- a CDS encoding four-carbon acid sugar kinase family protein — protein MLAVVADDLTGAAELAGIGVTYGLTVELAMFVNLRSKADLLVISTDARSVSEKEAVREMTGVSAALRMMNPELIFKKVDSVLRGHVIAETKAQLTVLGLERAFIVPANPALGRILIDGHYYVQGQPIHQTHFSKDPEFPITESNVMKRLAVNEAPMAVQSATATLPERGIVIGEVGTQGDLMTWANRLDEQTLPAGGAGFFTAILEARYALKKTARLSGALGVCRLYVCGSAFGHRVELVKNAAMAGNFVCYMPDALMASADEHPVELADWVSSIVTCFQRHEQVIMAINADSNVDTQGLAIQLRTTLAKAVKRVLGQIPVDELIIEGGSTASAVLREMGVNRLSPTQELAAGVVRSAVVGNSHLHITVKPGSYRWPTDLWAFHGH, from the coding sequence ATGCTTGCTGTTGTTGCTGATGATTTGACGGGAGCCGCTGAGCTGGCGGGGATTGGCGTTACTTATGGGTTGACCGTAGAACTTGCCATGTTCGTCAACCTCCGATCAAAAGCGGATTTGCTGGTGATTTCGACCGATGCCCGTTCAGTTTCGGAAAAGGAGGCCGTTCGGGAAATGACGGGTGTGAGTGCAGCTTTACGCATGATGAATCCCGAACTGATTTTTAAAAAAGTTGATTCGGTACTTCGTGGACATGTCATTGCCGAAACGAAAGCGCAGTTGACGGTTCTTGGTCTGGAACGGGCATTTATTGTTCCGGCCAATCCGGCCTTGGGTAGAATCCTGATCGACGGGCATTATTACGTTCAGGGGCAACCGATCCACCAGACCCATTTTTCAAAAGACCCGGAATTCCCGATAACGGAATCGAATGTCATGAAGCGATTAGCGGTGAATGAGGCACCAATGGCTGTTCAATCTGCTACAGCAACGTTGCCTGAACGGGGGATTGTCATTGGTGAGGTGGGCACGCAGGGTGATCTGATGACCTGGGCTAACCGACTTGACGAACAGACCCTACCGGCTGGTGGAGCTGGTTTTTTTACCGCTATTCTGGAGGCTCGTTACGCCCTCAAAAAAACGGCTCGTCTGTCGGGAGCATTGGGCGTATGCAGACTTTATGTGTGTGGAAGCGCCTTTGGACACCGTGTTGAGCTGGTAAAAAATGCAGCCATGGCCGGAAATTTCGTTTGTTATATGCCAGATGCTCTGATGGCATCCGCCGACGAGCACCCCGTCGAATTAGCCGATTGGGTGTCCAGTATTGTTACATGTTTTCAACGGCATGAGCAGGTTATTATGGCAATTAATGCCGATTCGAACGTTGATACGCAGGGATTAGCAATCCAGTTACGGACAACCCTGGCAAAAGCTGTAAAGCGCGTGCTTGGCCAGATTCCCGTAGACGAATTGATTATCGAAGGTGGCTCAACAGCATCGGCTGTGCTGCGCGAAATGGGCGTTAATCGGCTGTCTCCAACGCAGGAATTGGCCGCTGGTGTTGTCCGAAGTGCTGTTGTTGGCAATAGCCATTTGCATATAACCGTAAAGCCAGGCAGTTACCGCTGGCCAACTGATTTATGGGCATTTCATGGTCATTGA
- the pdxA gene encoding 4-hydroxythreonine-4-phosphate dehydrogenase PdxA encodes MNTTNKPIIGITMGDPASIGPEIAVKALLNPAVYELCNPILVGDADVFRDITERLALNALINPVQAVDEAKFELGTVDVYDLANVDLAQLTFGEISAMAGEAAFASVKTVIELALADKIDATVTGPINKKSINEAGHHFAGHTEIYAHYTNTKKYGMLLVEDQMKVIHVSTHVSLRQACDLVKKDRILEVIELLHNGLISLGETNLKIGVAGLNPHAGDSGLFGTEDDEEILPAVLEAKRRGFDVEGPVPADTLFSKAATGYYGGVVAMYHDQGHIPFKLTGFKWNAEKKQMDSVKGVNITMGLPIIRTSVDHGTAFEIAGKGVASPDAMVLAIESAVRLSKERKSERAKERQLV; translated from the coding sequence ATGAACACAACTAATAAACCGATAATCGGCATTACAATGGGTGACCCGGCCAGCATTGGCCCCGAAATCGCTGTGAAAGCCCTGCTGAATCCTGCTGTTTACGAGCTATGTAATCCTATTCTGGTGGGCGATGCGGACGTTTTTCGGGATATTACCGAACGGCTAGCCCTCAATGCCCTCATCAATCCAGTTCAGGCTGTCGATGAGGCAAAATTTGAACTGGGTACGGTCGATGTATACGATCTGGCGAATGTCGATCTGGCGCAGTTGACATTCGGCGAAATATCGGCGATGGCCGGAGAAGCAGCTTTTGCTTCCGTCAAAACCGTGATCGAGCTGGCCCTGGCCGACAAAATCGACGCGACCGTAACCGGGCCAATCAACAAGAAATCCATCAACGAAGCGGGGCATCATTTTGCGGGGCATACCGAAATCTACGCGCATTATACCAACACCAAAAAATACGGGATGCTGCTGGTGGAAGACCAAATGAAAGTGATTCACGTATCAACCCACGTATCGCTTCGACAAGCCTGTGATCTGGTCAAAAAAGACCGGATTCTGGAAGTGATCGAGTTACTGCACAACGGGCTGATCTCACTGGGCGAAACCAATCTGAAAATTGGCGTAGCGGGTCTGAACCCACACGCGGGCGATTCGGGGCTTTTTGGGACAGAAGACGACGAGGAAATTCTGCCAGCCGTGCTGGAAGCGAAACGGCGTGGTTTTGATGTGGAAGGTCCGGTTCCGGCCGATACCCTATTCTCGAAAGCAGCAACGGGCTATTACGGCGGTGTTGTGGCCATGTACCACGACCAGGGACACATTCCATTCAAGCTGACCGGCTTCAAATGGAACGCCGAAAAAAAGCAGATGGACAGCGTAAAAGGGGTTAATATTACGATGGGCTTACCCATCATCCGCACGTCGGTCGATCATGGAACCGCCTTCGAAATTGCCGGAAAAGGCGTCGCCAGCCCCGATGCCATGGTGTTAGCCATTGAGTCGGCGGTGAGGTTATCAAAAGAGCGAAAGAGTGAAAGAGCGAAAGAGCGGCAGTTGGTATAA
- a CDS encoding sodium:solute symporter, producing MSNPTLNVIDFLIIGAVLIINLYFGLRYARNQRTTETYFAARGRVPAWAIGMSLLATLISSVTFLGYPSEGFSSNWLLLVQGLMVPIVLLGTIWFIVPLYRKAIGLSTYEYFEKRFGAFARYYSSTAFVLRQFSSMGTVFFLLSVALTNMTGGDTFYIIVVVGLIIITVNLLGGIEAVIWLDVFQGFMLFASGILCVVVILLSVKGGFSEVINVASANGRTGFGPYDLDFTKLTFVVMAINGMFYAIQKYGTDQTVVQRYLTAKTDKAAIRASILGISLTVPVWALFMFIGTALFVYYKQQPLPEGMRPDAVFPYFIMTRFPTGVVGFILAAMISAAICSLSADLNSLAAVGLEDFYKKLRPTRTDREYLTVSKTIVVVSGLIAIGIGAIYLQAGNEGVLGIVFTLYAIFSGGIVGIFLLGIFSARANKQGVNMAIVVCILFTAYAFLTSTQIGYGDGKKLLLDLGVYNFTHHKLMLGVYSHLIVIGVGYVASLFFPKPELDANLLYSGWRKQSKAKLAEGTSKRTAYGNAGKITAVLLLISSIATVAQTSDDLFRKPLKDVVHQAESRELVRIRYPEELVKDKYG from the coding sequence ATGTCAAACCCGACCTTAAACGTAATTGATTTCCTGATAATTGGCGCCGTGTTGATTATCAATCTGTATTTCGGGCTTCGCTACGCCCGCAACCAGCGCACAACCGAAACCTATTTTGCCGCTCGTGGCCGGGTACCTGCCTGGGCCATCGGGATGTCGCTGCTGGCGACGCTGATCAGCAGCGTTACGTTTCTGGGGTATCCCAGCGAAGGCTTTTCATCGAACTGGCTTTTGTTGGTGCAGGGCCTGATGGTACCTATCGTGCTGCTCGGAACGATCTGGTTCATTGTTCCGCTGTATCGTAAAGCAATCGGTCTGAGTACCTACGAATATTTCGAAAAAAGGTTTGGTGCGTTTGCCCGCTACTATAGCTCCACAGCGTTCGTCCTCAGGCAGTTTTCGTCGATGGGAACGGTTTTCTTTCTCCTGTCGGTAGCCCTCACCAACATGACCGGTGGCGACACGTTCTACATCATTGTTGTCGTCGGCCTGATCATCATCACTGTAAACCTGCTGGGCGGTATCGAAGCGGTTATCTGGCTCGATGTGTTTCAGGGCTTTATGCTCTTTGCGAGTGGTATTCTCTGCGTCGTGGTCATTCTGCTTTCGGTCAAGGGCGGCTTTTCGGAGGTTATCAACGTCGCTTCGGCCAACGGACGAACCGGCTTCGGGCCGTACGATCTGGACTTTACGAAGCTGACCTTCGTAGTAATGGCCATCAACGGTATGTTCTACGCCATCCAGAAATATGGAACCGACCAGACGGTAGTGCAGCGGTACCTGACTGCCAAAACCGACAAAGCCGCCATCCGGGCGTCGATACTGGGCATTTCGCTGACCGTTCCGGTCTGGGCGTTGTTTATGTTTATTGGCACCGCTCTGTTCGTCTATTACAAGCAGCAGCCACTTCCAGAAGGCATGCGCCCGGACGCGGTGTTCCCGTATTTTATCATGACCCGATTCCCGACGGGCGTGGTTGGGTTCATTCTGGCGGCCATGATCTCAGCCGCTATTTGTAGCCTTAGCGCCGATCTGAACTCACTGGCTGCTGTTGGTCTGGAAGATTTCTACAAAAAATTACGGCCAACCCGTACCGACCGCGAGTACCTGACTGTTAGCAAAACGATTGTCGTCGTATCGGGCCTGATTGCCATTGGCATCGGAGCCATCTATTTGCAGGCCGGTAACGAAGGCGTTCTGGGCATTGTCTTTACGCTATACGCCATTTTTTCGGGCGGTATTGTCGGTATTTTTCTGCTGGGTATATTCAGCGCACGGGCCAACAAACAGGGTGTTAACATGGCCATAGTCGTCTGCATATTGTTTACGGCCTATGCCTTTCTGACCTCCACCCAAATCGGTTATGGCGACGGAAAAAAACTCCTGCTTGACCTCGGAGTGTATAATTTCACACACCACAAACTGATGCTGGGCGTATACAGTCACCTGATCGTGATTGGCGTGGGATATGTTGCCAGTCTGTTTTTTCCTAAACCCGAACTGGACGCTAATTTGCTGTATAGCGGCTGGCGGAAACAGTCGAAAGCAAAGCTGGCAGAAGGTACGTCGAAACGTACAGCATATGGCAACGCAGGAAAAATCACTGCTGTTCTGCTGCTGATCAGTAGTATCGCTACAGTGGCTCAAACGTCTGACGATCTATTCAGAAAGCCACTCAAAGACGTTGTTCACCAGGCCGAAAGCCGGGAATTGGTCAGAATTCGGTATCCTGAAGAGTTGGTGAAAGACAAATATGGGTAA